The following proteins come from a genomic window of Myxococcales bacterium:
- the tig gene encoding trigger factor: protein MQVTVSRISQVLLELQVDIPADKVKAEVERVYSSLSKKAHVKGYRPGKAPRPVLKTLYGAQVENDVANNLVNANLPVALSEKNVTPISQPQVTDASRVSGDAPFTFKARMEVQPELDEVKYEGFQLYRPKVEVADAEVDAQIEGLRVRHAAFKTPEPARPAAAGDVVTIDFTLSLDGKPVTDGGGEGVQLELGAGQALPELDAALVGKSVGDSLDVDAAFQPNHPRKDFQGKTGKFSVKVTDVKERQLPEVDDEFAKDVGNFGTVVELRADIHTRLEKLAKERSETAVAEQIVAKLNELNPCEVPPSLVLQQAQMLQQELAAQARRLGQRFTQAQAEELGRAVLADAERKVRAGLIMAGIARKNQFQVTAEDMEKGYAELAEETGKNVAKLRVEYREKAKQDILVGMILEDKILDFIESKSNIVDGDPPAPEAEAKAEEPKAEEPDAK, encoded by the coding sequence ATGCAAGTCACCGTCTCGCGAATCTCGCAGGTCCTCCTCGAACTCCAAGTCGATATCCCCGCTGACAAGGTGAAAGCCGAAGTCGAGCGCGTGTACTCGAGCCTCTCCAAGAAGGCGCACGTCAAGGGATACCGCCCAGGCAAGGCGCCTCGGCCGGTGTTGAAGACGCTCTACGGCGCTCAGGTGGAGAACGACGTCGCGAACAACCTCGTGAACGCGAACCTCCCGGTCGCGCTCTCCGAGAAGAACGTCACGCCGATCAGCCAGCCGCAGGTCACCGACGCGAGCCGCGTGAGCGGCGACGCGCCGTTCACCTTCAAGGCCCGCATGGAAGTGCAGCCCGAGCTCGACGAGGTGAAGTACGAGGGCTTCCAGCTCTACCGCCCCAAGGTGGAGGTCGCGGACGCCGAGGTTGACGCCCAGATCGAGGGCCTCCGCGTGCGCCACGCCGCGTTCAAGACCCCCGAGCCGGCGCGCCCCGCCGCCGCAGGCGACGTCGTGACGATCGACTTCACGCTCTCGCTCGACGGCAAGCCCGTTACGGACGGTGGCGGCGAGGGCGTGCAGCTCGAGCTCGGCGCCGGGCAAGCGCTGCCCGAGCTCGACGCGGCGCTCGTGGGCAAGTCGGTCGGCGACTCGCTCGACGTCGACGCCGCCTTCCAGCCGAACCACCCCCGCAAGGACTTCCAGGGCAAGACCGGGAAATTCTCTGTGAAAGTGACCGACGTGAAGGAGCGCCAGCTCCCCGAGGTCGACGACGAGTTCGCCAAAGACGTCGGCAACTTCGGCACCGTGGTCGAGCTCCGCGCCGACATCCACACGCGCCTCGAGAAGCTCGCGAAGGAGCGCAGCGAGACCGCGGTCGCGGAGCAGATCGTCGCCAAGCTGAACGAGCTGAACCCGTGCGAGGTGCCCCCGTCGCTCGTGCTCCAGCAGGCGCAGATGCTCCAGCAGGAGCTCGCGGCGCAGGCTCGCCGGCTCGGTCAGCGCTTCACGCAGGCCCAGGCCGAGGAGCTCGGTCGCGCGGTCCTCGCCGACGCCGAGCGCAAGGTGCGCGCCGGCCTCATCATGGCGGGCATCGCCCGGAAGAACCAGTTCCAGGTCACCGCGGAGGACATGGAGAAGGGCTACGCCGAGCTCGCCGAAGAGACCGGGAAGAACGTCGCCAAGCTGCGCGTCGAGTACCGCGAGAAGGCGAAGCAGGACATCCTCGTCGGCATGATCCTCGAGGACAAGATCCTGGACTTTATCGAGAGCAAGTCCAACATTGTCGACGGCGATCCCCCGGCGCCCGAAGCCGAGGCCAAGGCGGAAGAGCCGAAGGCCGAAGAGCCGGACGCGAAGTAG
- a CDS encoding ATP-dependent Clp protease proteolytic subunit — MTKRPENRTQAIQYLESNGAELERARAFTPYVVETTHRGERSWDIFSRLLKDRIIFLGTPIDDDVANAVVAQLLFLESEDPDKEIMIYINSPGGVVYSGLAIFDTMQYVRCPVSTACIGMAASMGAVLLAAGQKGSRSALPNARIMIHQPHGGARGQVTDIEIQAREVKLLKDNY, encoded by the coding sequence ATGACGAAGCGTCCAGAGAACCGCACCCAGGCGATCCAGTACCTCGAGTCCAACGGCGCCGAGCTCGAGCGCGCCCGCGCCTTTACGCCGTATGTCGTCGAGACGACCCACCGCGGCGAGCGCAGCTGGGACATCTTCAGCCGCCTGTTGAAGGACCGCATCATCTTCCTCGGCACGCCGATCGACGACGATGTGGCGAACGCGGTGGTCGCGCAGCTCCTCTTCCTCGAGAGCGAAGACCCGGACAAGGAGATCATGATCTACATCAACTCGCCTGGCGGGGTGGTGTACAGCGGGCTCGCGATCTTCGACACCATGCAGTACGTGCGCTGCCCCGTGTCCACGGCGTGCATCGGAATGGCCGCTTCGATGGGCGCGGTGCTGCTCGCGGCGGGGCAGAAGGGCAGCCGCTCTGCGCTCCCCAACGCGCGCATCATGATCCACCAGCCGCATGGCGGCGCGCGCGGTCAGGTCACCGACATCGAGATTCAG